From one Montipora capricornis isolate CH-2021 chromosome 10, ASM3666992v2, whole genome shotgun sequence genomic stretch:
- the LOC138021868 gene encoding uncharacterized protein isoform X1 yields MQFSQVQRQRPPFNLLGTTSTITRATNVISQSSARRDRLPYTLVTSSTQALATNVTSQGAGFAGAPFHGDGMQVGTIKEDLFPYGLGGTSVSMESRSDETNRCERLLQGSCAEENTFMVPLLNHSFEEICWQAYEDQRAVVTVLLNPSSRSQFQANMLRLAAWFCQEEIHCHTTNFDS; encoded by the exons ATGCAGTTTTCACAAGTGCAAAGACAAAGACCACCATTCAATCTGCTGGGAACTACATCAACAATCACAAGAGCCACAAATGTGATTTCACAAAGTTCAG CGAGAAGAGACAGACTCCCCTACACTCTGGTGACATCAAGCACACAAGCCTTAGCCACAAACGTAACTTCACAGGGTGCAG GGTTTGCTGGAGCACCATTTCATGGAGATGGAATGCAAG TCGGCACAATAAAagaagacttgtttccatatggATTAGGAG GAACATCAGTTAGCATGGAAAGCAGAAGCGATGAGACAAACAGGTGTGAACGTCTCCTGCAGGGTTCATGTGCAGAAGAAAACACTTTCATGGTGCCTTTGTTGAACCACTCCTTTGAAGAG ATATGCTGGCAGGCGTATGAAGATCAGAGGGCAGTAGTCACTGTCCTCCTTAATCCTTCCAGTCGGAGCCAATTTCAAGCCAACATGCTAAG ATTGGCAGCATGGTTTTGTCAAGAGGAGATCCATTGCCACACAACTAATTTTGACTCATGA
- the LOC138021868 gene encoding uncharacterized protein isoform X2 — MQFSQVQRQRPPFNLLGTTSTITRATNVISQSSARRDRLPYTLVTSSTQALATNVTSQGAGFAGAPFHGDGMQVGTIKEDLFPYGLGGTSVSMESRSDETNRCERLLQGSCAEENTFMVPLLNHSFEEICWQAYEDQRAVVTVLLNPSSRSQFQANMLSFRWLR; from the exons ATGCAGTTTTCACAAGTGCAAAGACAAAGACCACCATTCAATCTGCTGGGAACTACATCAACAATCACAAGAGCCACAAATGTGATTTCACAAAGTTCAG CGAGAAGAGACAGACTCCCCTACACTCTGGTGACATCAAGCACACAAGCCTTAGCCACAAACGTAACTTCACAGGGTGCAG GGTTTGCTGGAGCACCATTTCATGGAGATGGAATGCAAG TCGGCACAATAAAagaagacttgtttccatatggATTAGGAG GAACATCAGTTAGCATGGAAAGCAGAAGCGATGAGACAAACAGGTGTGAACGTCTCCTGCAGGGTTCATGTGCAGAAGAAAACACTTTCATGGTGCCTTTGTTGAACCACTCCTTTGAAGAG ATATGCTGGCAGGCGTATGAAGATCAGAGGGCAGTAGTCACTGTCCTCCTTAATCCTTCCAGTCGGAGCCAATTTCAAGCCAACATGCTAAG TTTCCGTTGGCTGCGGTGA